The following are encoded in a window of Nocardia sp. BMG111209 genomic DNA:
- the dtd gene encoding D-aminoacyl-tRNA deacylase → MRVLVQRASSAQVVVDGEVVGRIDPAAAGAPHGLVTLVGITHTDTAAIVKALADKVFRLRILAGERSAADLGAPILVVSQFTLYADTAKGRRPSWSAAAPGPIAEPLVDLFAATLRDLGAPVATGRFGAHMAVTLVNDGPVTLLLES, encoded by the coding sequence GTGCGAGTGCTGGTGCAACGAGCGAGTTCGGCGCAGGTGGTCGTCGACGGCGAGGTCGTCGGCCGGATCGATCCGGCCGCCGCCGGTGCGCCACACGGCCTGGTCACCCTGGTCGGCATCACCCACACCGATACCGCGGCGATCGTGAAGGCGCTGGCGGACAAGGTGTTCCGGCTGCGCATCCTGGCCGGCGAACGGTCCGCGGCCGATCTGGGCGCACCCATTCTGGTCGTGAGCCAATTCACGCTCTACGCCGATACCGCGAAGGGCCGCCGGCCGTCCTGGTCGGCGGCCGCGCCGGGCCCGATCGCCGAGCCGCTGGTCGATCTGTTCGCCGCGACGTTGCGCGACCTCGGCGCGCCGGTCGCCACCGGCCGCTTCGGCGCCCATATGGCCGTGACCCTGGTCAACGACGGACCGGTCACCCTACTGCTGGAATCGTGA
- the map gene encoding type I methionyl aminopeptidase, with product MVFGRKQKKVVPFRTAGELDAMAAAGAVVGRALVAVRAAAKPGVSLLELDEVAEQIIRDAHAVPSFKGYHGFPASICASVNQVVVHGIPTADQVLAEGDLLSIDCGAILEGWHGDSAWTFGIGEIIDADQLLSDATRLSMEAGIEAMVPGNRLYDVSHAIELGTRAAERTHGRAYGIVEGYGGHAIGREMHMDPYLPNEGTPGKGPLLRVGSVLAIEPMLTLGTTQTRELDDGWTVVTVDNSRAAHWEHTVAVTEDGPRILTPRPE from the coding sequence ATGGTCTTCGGCCGCAAGCAGAAGAAGGTGGTGCCGTTCCGCACCGCCGGTGAACTGGACGCGATGGCCGCCGCCGGCGCCGTCGTGGGCCGGGCGCTGGTGGCGGTGCGGGCGGCCGCGAAGCCGGGCGTCTCCCTGCTCGAGCTGGACGAGGTCGCGGAGCAGATCATCCGCGACGCGCACGCGGTGCCCTCCTTCAAGGGCTACCACGGTTTCCCGGCCTCGATCTGCGCCTCGGTGAATCAGGTTGTGGTGCACGGGATTCCGACCGCGGATCAGGTGCTGGCCGAGGGTGACCTGCTGTCGATCGACTGCGGCGCCATTCTCGAGGGCTGGCACGGCGATTCGGCCTGGACCTTCGGCATCGGCGAGATCATCGACGCCGACCAGCTGCTCAGCGACGCGACCCGATTGTCGATGGAGGCGGGTATCGAGGCGATGGTGCCCGGTAACCGCCTCTACGACGTCTCGCACGCGATCGAGCTGGGCACCCGCGCGGCCGAGCGGACGCACGGCCGCGCCTACGGCATCGTCGAGGGCTACGGCGGTCACGCCATCGGCCGCGAGATGCACATGGATCCGTATCTGCCCAACGAGGGCACACCGGGTAAGGGCCCGCTGCTGCGGGTGGGTTCGGTGCTGGCGATCGAGCCGATGCTGACCCTCGGCACCACCCAGACCCGGGAACTCGACGACGGCTGGACCGTCGTGACCGTCGACAACAGCCGTGCGGCGCACTGGGAACATACGGTCGCCGTCACCGAGGACGGTCCGCGCATTCTGACGCCGCGACCCGAATAG
- a CDS encoding adenylate kinase: MRLVLLGPPGAGKGTQAELLSDQLGVPHISTGNLFRANISQETALGLEAKKFLDAGDLVPSEVTNRMVEARIAEPDAVNGFVLDGYPRTVDQAEALEKMLKESGHELDAVISFEVADDVVVQRMLGRGRADDTEAVIRNRMRVYREETEPLLQHYDGAIVAVEGVGEVDEVNARVLRALGR, translated from the coding sequence GTGAGACTCGTACTGCTCGGGCCACCGGGTGCCGGCAAGGGCACACAGGCCGAATTGCTGTCGGACCAGCTGGGTGTGCCGCACATCTCCACCGGGAACCTGTTCCGCGCGAACATCTCCCAGGAGACCGCGCTGGGCCTGGAGGCGAAGAAGTTTCTCGACGCCGGCGATCTGGTCCCCAGCGAGGTGACCAACCGCATGGTCGAGGCGCGCATCGCCGAGCCCGACGCCGTCAACGGTTTCGTGCTGGACGGCTACCCGCGCACCGTCGATCAGGCGGAGGCACTGGAGAAGATGCTGAAGGAGTCCGGGCACGAGCTCGACGCCGTGATCAGCTTCGAGGTCGCCGACGACGTGGTGGTGCAGCGCATGCTCGGCCGTGGCCGCGCCGACGACACCGAGGCCGTCATCCGCAACCGGATGCGGGTGTACCGCGAGGAGACCGAGCCCCTGCTGCAGCACTACGACGGGGCGATCGTGGCCGTCGAGGGTGTCGGCGAGGTCGACGAGGTCAACGCCCGAGTGCTGCGCGCCCTGGGTCGCTGA
- the secY gene encoding preprotein translocase subunit SecY, with amino-acid sequence MLSAFASAFRTPDLRRKILFTLGLIALYRIGASLPSPGVNYKAVRTCIDIVSGGDSAGIYQLINMFSGGALLQLSVFAIGIMPYITASIIIQLLTVVIPRFEELRKEGQAGQNKMTQYTRYLAVALAVLQATGLVALAARGQLLRGCPQDILADTSVFGMIIIVLVMTSGAALVMWFGEQITERGVGNGMSLLIFAGIAARIPGEGKSILDSRGGLIFGLVCAAAFVVIVGVIFIEMGQRRVPVQYARQIVGRKQYGGSSTYLPLKVNQAGVIPVIFASSLLYLPNLVAQLTQKGSTKPSWWQEIIQKYLVNPGNPVYVAIYFILIVFFTYFYVEITFNPRERADEMKKFGGFIPGYRPGDKTADYLSKVLSRLLLPGSIYLGAVAVLPNLLLHIGAGGGASNLPFGGTAVLIVVSVGLDTVKQIESQLMNRNYEGFLK; translated from the coding sequence GTGCTTTCCGCCTTCGCGTCGGCCTTCCGGACACCGGACTTACGGCGGAAGATTCTCTTCACGCTGGGCCTGATCGCGCTGTATCGCATCGGCGCGTCCCTGCCCTCGCCAGGGGTGAACTACAAGGCGGTGCGCACCTGTATCGACATCGTCTCCGGCGGTGATTCGGCGGGTATCTATCAGCTGATCAACATGTTCTCCGGCGGTGCGCTGTTGCAGCTGTCGGTATTCGCGATCGGCATCATGCCGTACATCACGGCGAGCATCATCATTCAGCTGCTGACGGTGGTCATCCCGCGCTTCGAGGAGTTGCGCAAGGAGGGCCAGGCCGGTCAGAACAAGATGACCCAGTACACGCGCTACCTGGCCGTCGCGCTGGCGGTGCTGCAGGCCACCGGCCTGGTGGCGCTCGCCGCCCGCGGCCAGCTGCTGCGCGGCTGCCCGCAGGACATCCTGGCCGACACCAGCGTTTTCGGCATGATCATCATCGTGCTGGTGATGACCTCCGGCGCGGCGCTGGTCATGTGGTTCGGCGAGCAGATCACCGAACGTGGTGTGGGCAACGGCATGTCGCTGCTGATCTTCGCCGGTATCGCGGCGCGCATCCCCGGTGAGGGCAAGTCGATCCTGGACAGCCGCGGCGGCCTGATCTTCGGTCTGGTCTGCGCGGCGGCGTTCGTGGTGATCGTCGGCGTCATCTTCATCGAGATGGGCCAGCGCCGGGTGCCGGTGCAATACGCCAGACAGATCGTGGGACGCAAGCAGTACGGCGGCAGTTCGACCTATCTGCCGCTGAAGGTCAACCAGGCCGGCGTGATCCCGGTCATCTTCGCGTCCTCACTGCTGTACCTGCCGAACCTGGTCGCCCAGTTGACCCAGAAGGGGTCGACGAAGCCCAGCTGGTGGCAGGAGATCATCCAGAAGTACCTGGTGAACCCGGGGAACCCCGTCTACGTCGCGATCTACTTCATCCTGATCGTCTTCTTCACCTACTTCTATGTGGAGATCACGTTCAATCCGCGGGAGCGTGCCGACGAGATGAAGAAGTTCGGCGGCTTCATCCCGGGCTACCGCCCCGGTGACAAGACCGCCGATTACCTGAGCAAGGTACTCAGCCGCCTGCTGCTGCCCGGCTCGATCTACCTGGGCGCGGTGGCGGTGCTGCCGAACCTGTTGCTGCACATCGGCGCCGGCGGTGGCGCGTCGAACCTGCCGTTCGGCGGTACCGCGGTCCTCATCGTCGTGAGCGTGGGCCTCGATACTGTCAAACAGATCGAGAGCCAACTGATGAACAGAAATTACGAAGGGTTCCTCAAGTGA
- the rplO gene encoding 50S ribosomal protein L15, whose amino-acid sequence MTVIKLHHLRPAPGAKTEKIRVGRGEGSKGKTAGRGTKGTKARKNVSPAFEGGQMPIHMRLPKLKGFTNPFRTEYQVVNVGDIAERFPAGGAIGKSELVAAGLVRKNELVKVLGEGEIGVAVQVSADKFSGSAKEKITAAGGTATELA is encoded by the coding sequence ATGACCGTCATCAAACTCCATCACCTGCGTCCGGCGCCGGGCGCCAAGACCGAGAAGATCCGCGTCGGTCGCGGTGAGGGCTCGAAGGGTAAGACCGCGGGCCGCGGTACCAAGGGTACGAAGGCCCGTAAGAATGTCTCGCCCGCATTCGAGGGCGGTCAGATGCCGATTCATATGCGGCTGCCCAAGTTGAAGGGCTTCACCAACCCGTTCCGCACCGAGTACCAGGTGGTGAACGTCGGCGATATCGCCGAGCGTTTCCCCGCCGGCGGCGCCATCGGCAAGTCCGAACTGGTCGCCGCGGGCCTGGTCCGCAAGAACGAGCTCGTGAAGGTTCTCGGCGAGGGTGAGATCGGGGTGGCCGTCCAGGTCAGCGCCGACAAATTCTCCGGCTCCGCCAAGGAGAAGATCACCGCGGCCGGCGGCACCGCCACCGAACTGGCCTGA
- the rpmD gene encoding 50S ribosomal protein L30 gives MAQLKVTQVKSTIGAKRNQRESIRTLGLKGIHKTVVREDTPQTRGLINVVRHLVSVEEVQA, from the coding sequence ATGGCCCAGCTGAAAGTGACCCAGGTCAAATCCACGATCGGCGCCAAGCGGAATCAGCGCGAGTCCATCCGCACCCTCGGTCTGAAGGGCATCCACAAGACCGTCGTGCGTGAGGACACCCCGCAGACCCGCGGGCTGATCAACGTCGTGCGCCACCTCGTTTCCGTTGAGGAGGTTCAAGCATGA
- the rpsE gene encoding 30S ribosomal protein S5, with the protein MPGRQRRDGGNGPAGQNSGSGGEGGRGERRGRRDDRRDQPAQEKNQLERVVAINRVSKVVKGGRRFSFTALVIVGDGNGLVGVGYGKAKEVPAAIQKGVEEARKGFFRVPMIGSTIVHPVQGEAAAGVVMLRPASPGTGVIAGGAARAVLECAGIHDILAKSLGSDNAINVVHATVAALKQLQRPEEVAARRGLPIEDVAPAGMLRARAGQGA; encoded by the coding sequence ATGCCGGGACGTCAACGGCGTGACGGCGGAAACGGACCCGCCGGACAGAACAGTGGCAGTGGTGGCGAAGGCGGTCGCGGTGAGCGCCGCGGCCGTCGCGACGATCGTCGCGACCAGCCCGCCCAGGAGAAGAATCAACTCGAGCGCGTGGTCGCGATCAACCGCGTGTCCAAGGTCGTCAAGGGTGGTCGGCGCTTCAGCTTCACCGCCCTGGTGATCGTGGGCGACGGCAACGGCCTGGTCGGTGTCGGGTACGGCAAGGCCAAGGAAGTTCCGGCGGCGATCCAGAAGGGCGTCGAGGAGGCTCGCAAGGGCTTCTTCCGCGTTCCGATGATCGGCTCGACCATCGTCCACCCGGTGCAGGGTGAGGCGGCGGCCGGTGTGGTCATGCTGCGTCCGGCCTCGCCCGGTACCGGTGTGATCGCCGGTGGCGCGGCGCGTGCCGTGCTGGAATGCGCCGGTATCCACGACATCCTGGCCAAGTCGCTCGGTAGCGACAACGCCATCAACGTCGTGCACGCCACCGTGGCGGCCCTGAAGCAGTTGCAGCGTCCGGAGGAGGTGGCCGCTCGTCGCGGTCTGCCGATCGAGGACGTCGCTCCGGCGGGCATGCTGCGTGCGCGCGCGGGACAGGGAGCCTGA
- the rplR gene encoding 50S ribosomal protein L18 gives MSKKVQTEAQQAARKPLGKDASTRRRIAKGNRHFRLRKKVEGTTARPRLIVFRSARHLHVQLVDDSVGKTIAAASSIEADVRALEGDKSAKGAKVGELIAARAKAAGVEAVVFDRGGHDYHGRIAALADAAREGGLKF, from the coding sequence ATGTCGAAGAAGGTTCAGACCGAAGCTCAGCAGGCCGCGCGCAAGCCGCTCGGCAAGGACGCGTCCACCCGTCGCCGGATTGCCAAGGGCAACCGGCACTTCCGGCTGCGCAAGAAGGTCGAAGGCACCACCGCGCGTCCCCGCCTGATCGTGTTCCGCTCCGCGCGGCACCTGCACGTTCAGCTGGTCGACGACTCCGTCGGCAAGACCATCGCCGCGGCGTCCTCCATCGAGGCCGACGTGCGGGCCCTCGAGGGCGACAAGAGTGCCAAGGGCGCCAAGGTCGGCGAGCTGATCGCCGCCCGCGCGAAGGCCGCCGGCGTGGAGGCCGTGGTGTTCGACCGCGGTGGCCACGACTACCACGGCCGCATCGCCGCCCTGGCCGATGCCGCCCGCGAAGGTGGGTTGAAGTTCTGA
- the rplF gene encoding 50S ribosomal protein L6 yields the protein MSRIGKKSIPVPAGVEVTINGSTVSVKGPKGALSHEVAAPITVGKADNGELEVARPNDERLNRSLHGLTRTLINNMIIGVTQGYEKKMEIFGVGYRVQQKGSNLEFALGYSHPVPVEAPEGITFAVEAPTKFSVSGIDKQKVGQIAAVIHGLRKPDPYKGKGIRYAGEIVRRKVGKTGK from the coding sequence ATGTCGCGTATCGGTAAGAAGTCGATCCCGGTTCCCGCCGGTGTCGAGGTGACCATCAACGGTTCGACCGTGTCGGTGAAGGGTCCCAAGGGCGCCCTCTCGCACGAGGTCGCGGCCCCGATCACCGTCGGCAAGGCGGACAACGGCGAACTCGAGGTCGCCCGGCCGAACGACGAGCGGCTCAACCGCTCGCTGCACGGGCTGACCCGGACCCTGATCAACAACATGATCATCGGCGTCACCCAGGGCTACGAGAAGAAGATGGAGATCTTCGGCGTCGGTTACCGCGTGCAGCAGAAGGGCTCGAACCTGGAGTTCGCCCTCGGCTACAGCCACCCGGTTCCCGTCGAGGCCCCCGAGGGCATCACCTTCGCGGTGGAGGCTCCGACCAAGTTCTCGGTGTCCGGCATCGACAAGCAGAAGGTCGGCCAGATCGCCGCGGTGATCCACGGCCTGCGCAAGCCCGACCCGTACAAGGGCAAGGGCATCCGCTACGCCGGCGAGATCGTTCGCCGCAAGGTCGGAAAGACGGGTAAGTAA
- the rpsH gene encoding 30S ribosomal protein S8 yields the protein MTMTDPIADFLTRLRNANSAYHDQVKAPHSKLKANIAEILKREGYIADYRVEDAQVGKTLIVDLKYGPSRERSLAGVRRVSKPGLRVYAKSTNLPKVLGGLGVAIISTSQGLLTDRQAKQHGVGGEVLAYVW from the coding sequence ATGACCATGACAGATCCGATCGCAGACTTCCTGACCCGTCTGCGCAACGCCAACTCGGCGTACCACGATCAGGTCAAGGCTCCGCACTCGAAGCTCAAGGCGAACATCGCCGAGATTCTGAAGCGTGAGGGCTACATCGCCGACTACCGCGTCGAGGACGCGCAGGTGGGCAAGACGCTGATCGTCGACCTGAAGTACGGGCCCAGCCGCGAGCGCTCGCTCGCCGGTGTGCGCCGGGTGTCCAAGCCCGGTCTGCGGGTGTACGCGAAATCCACCAACCTGCCCAAGGTGCTGGGTGGCCTCGGCGTGGCGATCATCTCCACGTCACAGGGCCTGCTCACGGACCGTCAGGCAAAACAGCACGGTGTGGGCGGGGAAGTCCTCGCCTACGTCTGGTAA
- a CDS encoding cytochrome P450, with protein MLSTSFMQESTRLARELGPVYKREFFNLEFTFVTGADLVAELSDDRRFEKHVLPALEVIRPMIGDGLLTAYNHEPNWRAAHDLLMPAFSQTAMRGYHPLMLAVCGQLHDHWAGADAAVDVTAAMAKVTLEIIGRAGFGYSFGSFERTTAHPFVTALKDVLNHGQRLVTRPPIAGGFLGKRAGERNDADIAYLKGVVDEVIAQRTGGDRGADLLGLMLDADTLDPAAIRNQVLTFLAAGHETTSAAMSFTLYYLAAHPEIAARARTEVDTVIGSAEPEFEQVAKLRYLRRVVDESLRLWPTAPGYSRVAKQDTVLGGCYPMPAGEPFFVLAPALHRDPVWGDDPEAFDPDRFLPERNRSRPAHAYKPFGTGIRACIGRQFALHQIVLVVATVLQRYEPELPAGYELRASEGLTFNPIGLRMHLTPR; from the coding sequence ATGCTGAGCACCTCGTTCATGCAGGAGTCGACCCGCCTGGCCCGCGAGCTCGGCCCGGTGTACAAGCGTGAATTCTTCAACCTGGAGTTCACCTTCGTCACCGGCGCCGACCTGGTCGCCGAGCTCTCCGACGACCGGCGCTTCGAGAAGCACGTCCTCCCGGCGCTCGAGGTGATCCGGCCGATGATCGGCGACGGCCTGCTCACCGCCTACAACCACGAGCCGAATTGGCGTGCGGCACACGACCTGCTGATGCCCGCCTTCTCCCAGACGGCGATGCGCGGCTACCACCCGCTGATGCTGGCGGTGTGCGGGCAACTGCACGACCACTGGGCCGGCGCCGACGCGGCGGTGGACGTCACCGCCGCGATGGCGAAGGTGACCCTGGAGATCATCGGCCGCGCCGGCTTCGGCTACTCCTTCGGTTCCTTCGAACGCACCACCGCGCACCCGTTCGTGACGGCCCTGAAGGACGTCCTCAACCACGGCCAGCGCCTGGTCACCCGCCCCCCGATCGCCGGCGGCTTCCTCGGCAAGCGCGCCGGCGAACGCAACGACGCGGACATCGCCTACCTCAAGGGCGTGGTCGACGAGGTGATCGCGCAGCGCACCGGCGGCGACCGCGGCGCCGACCTGCTGGGCCTGATGCTCGACGCGGACACGCTCGACCCGGCCGCAATCCGCAACCAGGTCCTGACCTTTCTCGCCGCCGGCCACGAAACCACCTCCGCCGCAATGTCGTTCACCCTGTACTACCTCGCCGCGCACCCGGAGATCGCGGCCCGCGCACGCACCGAGGTGGATACGGTGATCGGTTCCGCCGAACCGGAATTCGAGCAGGTCGCGAAGCTGCGCTACCTCCGCCGGGTGGTCGACGAATCGCTGCGCCTCTGGCCGACCGCCCCCGGCTACTCCCGAGTGGCCAAGCAGGACACCGTCCTCGGCGGCTGCTACCCCATGCCCGCCGGCGAACCCTTCTTCGTCCTGGCCCCCGCCCTGCATCGCGACCCGGTCTGGGGCGACGACCCCGAAGCCTTCGACCCGGATCGCTTTCTCCCCGAACGCAACCGGTCCCGCCCCGCCCACGCCTACAAACCCTTCGGCACCGGCATCCGCGCCTGCATCGGCCGCCAATTCGCCCTGCACCAGATCGTTTTGGTGGTGGCGACGGTCCTCCAACGCTACGAACCGGAACTGCCCGCCGGGTACGAACTCCGCGCCTCCGAGGGCCTGACCTTCAACCCGATCGGGCTGCGGATGCACCTGACGCCGCGCTGA
- a CDS encoding acyl carrier protein codes for MTLSVNRKVDEITTVLRAELAELLECQAEQVDLGARLTELPGIDSMRLVQAVVKCEKHWGITLDEDELVEVRTGDDLVDLILYTLGDESA; via the coding sequence ATGACTCTGTCCGTGAACCGGAAGGTCGACGAGATCACCACCGTGCTGCGAGCGGAGCTCGCGGAACTGCTCGAATGTCAGGCCGAGCAGGTCGATCTCGGTGCCCGGCTCACCGAACTGCCCGGCATCGACTCGATGCGCCTGGTGCAGGCGGTGGTGAAGTGCGAAAAGCATTGGGGTATCACACTGGACGAGGACGAGTTGGTGGAGGTGCGGACCGGCGACGATCTCGTCGACCTGATCCTGTACACGCTCGGCGACGAGTCGGCATGA